Genomic segment of Centropristis striata isolate RG_2023a ecotype Rhode Island chromosome 21, C.striata_1.0, whole genome shotgun sequence:
attttgtatgtttatgttGCTACATTCTTCTGAGAGATTATATCTCAccctaacaaaaacaaactactgtaaaactaaatataaaaaacaacaccCTTCGAAAAACtcaaaccaaactaaaactagcaaggACACATAACTATAATGAAACTGAAATctgaataattaaaataagaagCTACATGAAAATAGTGAGCTATTTACTGTGTACTGTATTGACtggtgttttcttatttttattttacacatcaGTTATTTGCATGAATCTGCCACATCCGCTTCTATGCATGCTCACCCTGCTTAACCTCTTTGACCATTGAAAAGATAACAGATAAATGTGAGAAAATGGAGAAGTTGTGCTCATGTCAGTTGAATGTGAAACTTCAAGGTCAGTTAACTAAGATAACAGTTTTACAATGGTTGTGGATGCAGTACTCCCATGCCAAAAGTGAGATGTTTTACAGTTATAGTAAAAGAAGGTTTATTGcaacaaacaaaatgcaaaaggaACAGACTGGAATATCAGCATACAGTCTGGCAGGCCAGAGTATCAGGGCCCCTTTTTATCACCAGCCGAGAGACTTGTGTCAACAGACAGACCTGCCGACAAACCTCGCACAATCCTGCAAACCAGCTGCAGTTGGAATGTTTGCAAACAGTAGCACTGTAAACATCTGTTTTTACAGAATGGGTCCTTACAATCCAGAGAACAACTTCAAACAACCTTTGGCCAATTACAAACATGCATGTACAGTGAACTACAGTATACGTGTGCAAGAGAAGTTTCCCTGCAGAGGGGAAAAGAACCTGTGGAGCACATTCAGAGCTGGAGTCATTATGACTTTTTgcaaagaagaaataaataaattaacatggGACATTACTTCTTAATCTCATGCATAGAAATTACCTGATAAACACTGGTATTTCCTCTTCCTGCCATGAGCATTGCTAtataaagcaattttttttggcTTGCATAAACATTTTGCTTCAAGTTTCTTTGGCGTAAAAGCAGCCTGCTGTATGTTGCTAACTCAGAAGTAACAAAAATAACTAATGGAGGTTCCTGGAAGAGTTTAAAACAGTTCATTCTTATTCATAGGCCAACAGTTATCTTCCTAGGGATTTTGCTATATTTGCTAAGGAATTAAATTTAGACAGGCTTGTGGGACAAGCCACAGATACAGTTTGGACAGAGAAAATAGTCCGGAGTGCAAAAACAAAGATAGCTTCCTATTTTCCCCATGCTATACCTATGTGTAAAGTCTCACCCTTTCTTCAATGGTTAAAAGCTTTATATGAATGTCCCACCAAACAatacattttcttcattaaactattttaaataGTAGAAAACTTTAAATAGCACACTATCAGAAAATATAAAGCTCTCTGTATCAGGAAAATATACCCTAATAAATATCAGTAATTCCAGAGTTTtccaaaaagttgttttttcctgcaTCAGAGTTCATGTGAGTCTATATCAAGTTGAAGGCTTTGTCCTCAATCAAACTAATAGTCTTATCTGTTAACATTTTTTCACTGCTTACAAATTTATACCCAAAAAGCTTCAGCGTTGGTCCACAAACTCTCTGTACAACCTGAGCTATTTTGAATGGTAAGCTGAACCTCCATTTCTCTACTTGTTCTGAGGAGTTTTTCTGTGTGGAGTAAACACCACTGGTCTCTTTGGAGACCTGGGTGTTCCTCAGGATCCAAGATTTCACTTGTTGAGTGAACGGGATCCCAGTAAACTTGTACATCTCCAGCGCCTTCCTCATGGGGAACCGAGCAATGTCCTCGTAACGCACCAGCATGTAACGCCCACGCAGCCACGGAGGCTGTCTGAGGCCGATCTCAGCGGACATCCTGATGTTGTCGCAGTTCCCTTTCAGCTTTTTCACTTCGTCATCATCAATGGGCCCGTTCCCACCCATAGCCCACTGCTTCCAGTTCTTGTACTTGGCTGCAAAAGCCACCATGCGTGAGGCGAGCACAGCCCGAGGATCCCGAACCAGCTGAATGAACTTCATGTCAAGACGCGGGTCCTCAGCCAGAGGACGGAGGTTCTCCAGCTGCCGCACCCTCACTGACTTGATGACTCTGTGCTCCTTTTGGAGACAGGACTCGGACGCCATGGTCAGGTTCAGGGGCCCACAGCGTCTGCTCCGGCAGCGATAACGCTCAAAGACCCCTTTAAGGACGGGGCTGCAGACCGACTCCTCACACAGGGAGTTGCTGGACTCCCTGCGGAAGAGGGCGGTGGTGACGTGTTGCACAGGGAGGGGGTCGATGAAGGTTTCCAACAAGGAGAAGTCACATTTGAAGAGCTGCTGGAGTATGTCGCGGTACGCCTTGACTGCCGCTGTGGCGTTGGTGCCGCCGGTGTCCAGCGTCAACATCTTCTCCACGTGCCATAACGGCTCAAACAGGTAAAACATGTTGGCGCCCTGCTGGTTGAAAAACTCGCCCACAAACGAGGATCCCGTTCTGGTGGTGGCTAACAGGAGGATATGTTTCCTGCCCCTCGTCACCAACTCCTGGCGCTGGTTGTAGTTTTCCAGACGCCTCTTCATCAGTGTGAAGGCAGCTTCCAACTTGTTAAGTGAGGTAAAGGAGCCATTGTGCTTCAGCAGCATGTGGGAGAGACCACTGAAGTGTAGAGGGGTCTGGGGGGTCTGCTTTAATGCAAGCTTATCTGACACCCTGAAAAAGGGAGAGGAATCACAGATTATCTTCCACAGGAAGTAGTTACAGCCATGCTATTCAACTCAACATTTGAAGCTACTTTTTGCAACTGAAGGGATTTTTGTAAAATATCTGTTTAGAGCTTGGAAgagataaacacacagagaccTGCTGGGAATCACTAAAGCACTCCATTGATCACTGAAATGGACTTACCTTGAGATAATGTTGTTTTCCTTCTCAATGATAACAAGTGCCACAAAAAAGACGATGGATATTGTGTATTTGATCCTCATTCTTGGATATGCTTTTACAGACTGCTTCTTTAATGGGTTATGCCAATCTTGCAAGTCTCGAGTCGCCGTCTTAAAGAGCCTTCCAGTTATTTGTATTCCCCGTTGTAGGCGATGTGTCATCCTGTAAATGAAATGAACATCAAACTGTCAGTTACACATTTTGCACATTTGAGTGCGGCAGTGAGTAAGTACTTTGGTCTTTCTGTAGAAACACATCAAGGTATTTGTTTTAACCACTCGTGGAAATGGGGAAGTTGACAGTCTGTTGTTGCACATGTAAAACTGCACTGTGATGCCGAGTCAGAGCACTTCTCCTTTCACAGCACAGCATCACTGTACTTTTGTTCTGCAGACCCAACTATGGAAGCATTTGCCCAGAGACAAAAATATCATATCTCAAGAAGGTAAGAATAGAAAATAGCTGAGTGTGTTAGACTGGAATCTGAGCCAGTTCTTCCCACGAGGAAGTCCTTGTTATCTTTAAGTGCACCAGTGCATTTCAGGAACATGCCCACCCACCCTGCAGGACAGAAGGCTGGTGCACAAAGGGAGGCTGCATTTATGAGTCAGTCTttgttaaagttatttaaaaaccCTTGCAGAAAACAGTGGCAGCACAAGTGAAATACATGACTGCAATCAAGCACAATTTTGTAATTAGACTGTAAATCTACAACTGCAAAGCTGCTTGCTTTAAAACTCCAGAGTTGTCTGGGTTAGAGTGACAATCCTACCTCCCAAAGGTAGGAGAGCAGTTTAGTCCTTAGTGACATGGGCTACTCATACAGTAGACCATCTGGTGGCAGGCTAATGGCTTTCTGCTTCCCCATAATATGCCTTTGTGCTTCTAAAACACTGACAGACACTGAGGGGGGACACATGTCCTGACGCCAACAGGTATAACTGCACAGTGCTGAAATTGAAGGGGAAAGCCTGTTGTCGTGGAGCCATAAATCTACTCTGAGCCTGCAGGCCGTTCAGTACTTGGGCTGCTCTGTAGAGGGCAGGCAGTGGGTAGTCAAATGAAGATAAGACTGGATTTAATGAAGCCTATGTTTAGTTGGGAACGTCTTGCACATTCCTGAAAGATTGATATTTTAAGGTAATGGCATCTTGGCTCCGATCCCTGACTGATCTTCGGATTTTAGCATAATCCTGCTTCACCTCGTGTGCCAGTGAAAGGGTCAATAACACGGCAAGAGTAAATGAGACAGTCTCCACCCTGAGGAAATGGGCAATGTGTTAGTTTGATGTGTGCCCACAAAAATGCTCAAGATAGAAATTAGGCACACAGAGGGTGTACAGTTGGTCTTTTTAGATCCTGGATCAGATGTTTGGGTTTgccaaaacattttgtttattggcTCTGTCAGGTGCTGCACAGACTCCTGAGTGTGTCTGTGATTTCATATGGATCCCTGTTAAATAATTGCTGGCTTAGCCTCAGGGCCAACACATTAGTGAAACTGCAGCTATTAATCAGCACAGCCACAAGCCAGCAGAGCAACCTTTTCACTCACTACAGCAAGGTGGTTGTGTGTTTTACAAGCAGAGACGATACATGAGCATCATTTTCTGATTTTCTTTGAGTTTCTGTGTAACACATCTGGAGGTCCGGTTCTCACATCCTGTTGCGACCTCTGTTCCCGGGCCAGTTCTGAGCACAGAAGCCAGTCCAAACGACTGCAGTATAAACACAAGGGAATGGTTGGACACTGCCTGCGAAATTCTCTTAGAAGGAATGGGAAGTTTACAGCTCCAATAGAGCACTGTTGACGTGGAACGCATGTAATGAAAAGGTGAACAGCTCGCGTACTGAGACACGTTTTCACTGGGAAGAAAAGTCCGATCTGTCTTGCACTACCCTGCCGCATGCCACAACCACAAAGGTCTCTTTACACAGGAGTGACTTCAAACCTCCTTTGGGCTGAGATTGCAGAACATAAACTCACAGGTCACTCACACGTCACAGGGTCAGTGACTAACCCTCTGATGTTACAAGTCATGTGGTACAGGTCAGATAGTCGGCTACACCACTGGGAATTACTCGGCCCTTAAGTCTTCATTTAACATTGTACCAATACAGTCACAGTTTTTAAAGTGAACCAACAGAAGATAAATCCACCATTATAGAACAGCATATTTGTTCTGAAGTTTATTAGCTGTGACCAGCAGATATAGCTTGCTCGGTCAGTTGGACTTTCCACAGAAATACCCCCACCCTTTTGATGGCCATATTTGTCACCATAGAAAAAGTGGACATactcactgtgacatcactcaCTGGATTGTGAACTacagttttgaagcctcaagtttggctTTGGGAATTTTGAGTTGTGACCATATTTAGAGAAAAGGTGAAGCTGTGTGGGAGGATGCTAATTTGTCAGCTAACACTAGCACTAGCTATTGAGATTGATTAGCATGGTGTATctgttattcaaaatgaacagcagactccttagagtgtcttttagttgAACATGTCATTTTAGGCggccaaaatgttacaattaactttcatgaactacAAAGGGTCAAGGTTTGCGAACTGTCAATCAGAAGATAGccaccctaaagcataccctgctttatcgtttcttttactctaaatgggaccaaaaaaacaaaatggacatcatgctgtattgagaAAGACTTTAAACTAGAGATTAAGACAATAAACTCACTCAAGacaaatgtttactgaggtgatATATCAAGATTAGACTTCTTTACagttaaacttgttttttgccaccagtggagtcgccctctggtggccattagaaagagtgtaggtttaaggcacttctgcactGGCTGCATaatttcagacctggaggttgcttcTTAGTTGTTGCCCGATGTGGCTGAAATTTGGCATGGAGGTAAATTGTGTAGATGCATGTTCATATGCAGCAATTACAGATTCATGCTCATTTTCTACCGTGACTGTACCTGAAAAaattcagacaaacacacaaaaaacccctcTTAATTCTGTGAAAAGGTTGATTTGACATAAATCTTGAGTACTAGACTAGACTATATACTTAAGCAGTTTTTCATCATCTCTATatgcaatttaaaataaactaaagaaCGCCACATCAACaattcatcaagaaaataagTGGCCTGAGGTTTTGTCATTTATATGGTAAATTAGATGTACACCAATTATCTCAGCTTATTGCATCTGCTGTAtagagtaaaaaaacacacacatgagctGACAGTGTTGAATATTCACAAACCACTGAGGCATATGACACTTTTGATCATCTCCTCATAACAAAACCGCCACTTCACCATTTATCATCTTGCTACAAATGCGTTTAATAGCTGCCTCTTATTTAATGTATGTGAAGACAAATTAAACACTACCCAGCGAAACCCACTTTACCTCACATACTGCAAGTACGCTTTGGTGTTGTTAATGTTCACATAATATCCTATTACAACAGGTAAGGGATTTTCTTTTACACCCTCCTTGAATTACAGTCTATAGGCATGTTAATAACAGGATAATGTATCAAGATATACAAAAAGGCTTGAAAATACAAGACTTTTGCAAAATAATGGCAGAGAAAGATTGAGCAATATGCccctgtatatttttttcttttgtctatattgatctttttaatatttgtgtttgctttgttttattttactttagttACTACTGAGTTTGCATGGgctaaaatgttatatatgaaACACATCATCAGTGCATTAATGTAATGCATCTGTTTATTTAATCTGTAAACATTTACTTTCCAGAATACATAGAATTTACAATCATGATATACAGCAAACGCATCAATATCATAATAGGAAATTTTACATACTGTAACTGGAATTCATTATTTTCCACCCTACCTATATATAAACTGTATTGTAGCATCTGAATTCAGTGATTTGGTGATTAATTTCAGTGAAAGTTAGCCCGTGGTAACATCTCAAAAACAGTTTCATCCAAAGCTTTGTTGGAGAAGACAAATACAAGCAGTATCTCAAACTAAAAGGAGATTAGAGTATGGCATGCAGGCCACAGGTTTAAATATATGGTTGGAGTGTAGGCGAAGTTCATACTGGTTGACAGATGTTTGGGACAATGTGGTGATTTGCACATTGATACAGTAAGTGCTGGAATGTaacagtaagtacatttactcaagcactgtacataaatacaacttttaacttgtacttgagtatttccatttatgtagctttatacttctgctccactacattttagaggcaaattttgtacattttgctgacagctttagttacttttaggtcaagatttaacataaaaaaaatgtgatcacATTAAAattatgatgcattttaataaataaaacaacgtAAAGGTATGTTGAGTTGTCAAAATTAGCTCTCCCTTTACATCAGTATAATGCTGCTGACATACATGattcaaaaaaaatattccaataatatatttagaatatatatatatagcctatataaCAGTCTGAgttgggccattctgcataacaagtacttttgatgttgatacttttgtgctttaattaagtaaggttttgaatgcaggacttttacttgtagtggagtaatttcccaGTGTGGTAatagtactttaacttaagtaagagatctgaatacttcttccaccactggatttaGTAGTCATGCAGAACAagtcaaaaaaaagtttgcatgCATGATATTACTATGAATACAGAGCAGTGACTGAGCGAGCAAATTCGCTGTTAATGACAGCAATGTCTGACTTTTTTACTGTAAAGCTGGTTAGGGTCTCTGGAGAGCATGCGCTGCATTCAAAGGTCAAAAGGACAAACTGGCCAAACTGAAGTCATGCTTTCTTAATAGGAAGACAGTTAAAGGGGGAAACCCCACTTTACTTCAGACTGTGTCACAGCTCCACAACAGTCGTATAGTGATGATAtactttatgttgttttttcccctgaaGCTTAACAGCCCTAAGTGATATTATTAGTTTACAGCTTCCAGTTATTTATAAAGTATCATTA
This window contains:
- the LOC131959349 gene encoding carbohydrate sulfotransferase 3-like, whose translation is MTHRLQRGIQITGRLFKTATRDLQDWHNPLKKQSVKAYPRMRIKYTISIVFFVALVIIEKENNIISRVSDKLALKQTPQTPLHFSGLSHMLLKHNGSFTSLNKLEAAFTLMKRRLENYNQRQELVTRGRKHILLLATTRTGSSFVGEFFNQQGANMFYLFEPLWHVEKMLTLDTGGTNATAAVKAYRDILQQLFKCDFSLLETFIDPLPVQHVTTALFRRESSNSLCEESVCSPVLKGVFERYRCRSRRCGPLNLTMASESCLQKEHRVIKSVRVRQLENLRPLAEDPRLDMKFIQLVRDPRAVLASRMVAFAAKYKNWKQWAMGGNGPIDDDEVKKLKGNCDNIRMSAEIGLRQPPWLRGRYMLVRYEDIARFPMRKALEMYKFTGIPFTQQVKSWILRNTQVSKETSGVYSTQKNSSEQVEKWRFSLPFKIAQVVQRVCGPTLKLFGYKFVSSEKMLTDKTISLIEDKAFNLI